A genomic region of Antennarius striatus isolate MH-2024 chromosome 16, ASM4005453v1, whole genome shotgun sequence contains the following coding sequences:
- the kcnj19a gene encoding G protein-activated inward rectifier potassium channel 1, translating into MAALRRKFGEDYQVVNTNRAATFAAPVKKKRQRFVDKNGRCNVQHGNLGGETSRYLSDLFTTLVDLKWRWNLLIFILTYTIAWLVMASMWWIIAYIRGDLNHGHDSSYTPCVANVYNFPSAFLFFIETEATIGYGYRYITEKCPEGIILFLFQSLLGSIVDAFLIGCMFIKMSQPKKRAETLMFSQDAVISQRDGKLCLMFRVGNLRNSHMVSAQIRCKLIKSRQTPEGEFLPLDQCELDVGFGTGADQLFLVSPLTICHEINTKSPFFDLSQRSLRNEQFEIVVILEGIVETTGMTCQARTSYTEDEVLWGHRFLPVMSLEEGFFRVDYSQFHSTFEVPTPPYSVKEHEEKNSLPSPLSTPTPALTDSHGLRRDRVFSVDCINVSDERGHLGGTGGRLPSKLQRMSSSGKEDLQRKVLLLSSQHSEKACSTGDLPLKLQRLSSSSGPETENRLQLKSLKVGFEPMTQSTGDLYQQSLAPTLSSTPAPMHSPLLSAGGRPEDNLPAKLRKMNR; encoded by the exons ATGGCGGCACTTCGTAGAAAATTTGGAGAGGACTACCAGGTCGTTAACACAAACCGGGCTGCCACTTTTGCCGCTCCGGTGAAGAAGAAACGCCAGCGCTTCGTGGACAAGAACGGCCGCTGCAACGTGCAGCACGGGAACCTCGGAGGGGAGACCAGCAGGTACCTCTCGGACCTGTTCACCACCCTGGTGGACCTGAAGTGGAGATGGAACctgctcatcttcatcctgaccTACACCATAGCCTGGCTGGTCATGGCATCCATGTGGTGGATCATCGCTTACATCCGAGGGGACTTGAACCACGGCCACGACTCGTCCTACACGCCCTGCGTGGCCAACGTTTATAACTTCCCCTcagcttttctgtttttcatcgAGACCGAGGCCACCATCGGTTACGGCTACCGGTACATCACCGAGAAGTGTCCGGAAGGCATCATCCTCTTCTTGTTCCAGTCGCTGCTGGGCTCCATCGTGGACGCTTTCCTCATCGGATGCATGTTCATCAAGATGTCCCAGCCGAAGAAACGCGCCGAGACGCTCATGTTCAGCCAGGACGCGGTGATTTCTCAGCGAGACGGAAAACTGTGCCTCATGTTCCGCGTGGGGAACCTGCGGAACAGCCACATGGTGTCCGCGCAGATCAGGTGCAAACTCATAAAG TCCCGTCAGACTCCCGAGGGCGAGTTCTTGCCTCTGGACCAGTGTGAACTGGACGTTGGTTTCGGGACGGGTGCAGACCAGCTGTTCCTGGTGTCTCCGCTCACCATTTGTCACGAAATCAACACCAAGAGTCCGTTTTTCGACTTATCCCAGCGCTCTCTCAGGAATGAGCAGTTTGAGATTGTCGTCATCCTTGAGGGCATCGTAGAGACCACCG GTATGACTTGCCAGGCTCGGACATCGTACACCGAGGATGAGGTTTTATGGGGCCATCGTTTCCTGCCGGTGATGTCACTGGAGGAAGGCTTCTTCAGAGTAGACTACTCTCAGTTCCACAGCACCTTCGAGGTGCCGACGCCGCCGTACAGCGTCAAGGAGCACGAAGAGAAAAATTCCCTTCCCTCACCTCTATCCACTCCCACCCCCGCACTGACTGACAGCCACGGGCTCCGGCGGGATCGCGTGTTTTCCGTGGATTGCATCAACGTGTCTGACGAAAGAGGCCATCTGGGAGGAACCGGAGGACGACTGCCGAGCAAACTGCAGAGGATGAGTTCGTCTGGGAAGGAAGACCTGCAGAGGAAGGTGCTCCTGCTCAGCTCCCAGCATTCCGAGAAGGCGTGCAGCACCGGAGACCTACCGCTAAAACTGCAACGCCTCAGCTCCTCATCAGGACCCGAGACAGAGAATCGCCTGCAACTCAAGTCCCTAAAAGTGGGCTTTGAACCCATGACGCAGTCCACCGGAGACCTGTACCAGCAGAGTCTAGCGCCAACGCTATCCTCAACGCCAGCCCCCATGCACAGTCCGCTACTCTCAGCCGGGGGGAGGCCAGAAGACAACTTGCCAGCGAAGCTGCGGAAGATGAACCGCTGA